The Pogona vitticeps strain Pit_001003342236 chromosome 3, PviZW2.1, whole genome shotgun sequence genome includes a window with the following:
- the PRDX3 gene encoding thioredoxin-dependent peroxide reductase, mitochondrial isoform X1 yields MAAAGALRRLLKPSATWTAAFSWKACGAAGRHFAAPAGGRKCVAGATPPFSRLHFSTSPSRFVPAVTQHAPYFKGTAVVDGDFKEMSLDDFKGKYLVLFFYPLDFTFVCPTEIIAFSDKANEFHDVNCEVVGVSVDSHFCHLAWINTPRKNGGLGHMNIPLLSDITKQISRDYGVLLEASGIALRGLFVIDPNGIIKHLSINDLPVGRSVEETLRLVKAFQFVETHGEVCPANWTPNSPTIKPSPEGSKEYFAKLNK; encoded by the exons atggctgctgctggaGCGCTGCGAAGGTTACTGAAACCCTCG gctaCTTGGACGGCCGCTTTCTCTTGGAAGGCGTGCGGGGCTGCCGGAAGGCATTTTGCGGCGCCTGCAGGCGGGCGGAAGTGTGTTGCGGGCGCGACTCCACCGTTTTCTCGGCTCCATTTCAGTACTA GTCCCTCAAGATTTGTTCCTGCTGTCACTCAGCATGCTCCTTATTTTAAAGGTACAGCTGTGGTTGATGGGGATTTCAAAGAAATGAGCTTGGATGACTTCAAAGGGAAATACCTGGTTCTTTTCTTCTACCCTTTGGATTT CACTTTCGTATGCCCAACAGAAATTATTGCTTTCAGCGACAAAGCAAATGAATTCCATGATGTGAACTGTGAGGTTGTTGGTGTGTCTGTGGATTCACACTTTTGTCACCTGGCCTGGATAAATACACCACGAAAG AATGGTGGCTTGGGCCATATGAATATCCCTCTTCTTTCAGACATAACAAAACAGATCTCCCGAGATTATGGTGTGCTTTTGGAAGCCTCTGGCATTGCATTAAG GGGTCTATTTGTCATTGATCCTAATGGCATCATCAAGCATTTGAGCATCAATGACCTCCCAGTTGGTCGCAGCGTAGAAGAAACACTTCGGCTGGTAAAAGCCTTCCAGTTTGTAGAAACACATGGAGAAGTCTGCCCAGCAAATTGGACTCCAAACTCTCCCACG ATCAAGCCAAGTCCAGAAGGATCAAAGGAATATTTTGCAAAACTGAATAAATAA
- the PRDX3 gene encoding thioredoxin-dependent peroxide reductase, mitochondrial isoform X2, with translation MSLDDFKGKYLVLFFYPLDFTFVCPTEIIAFSDKANEFHDVNCEVVGVSVDSHFCHLAWINTPRKNGGLGHMNIPLLSDITKQISRDYGVLLEASGIALRGLFVIDPNGIIKHLSINDLPVGRSVEETLRLVKAFQFVETHGEVCPANWTPNSPTIKPSPEGSKEYFAKLNK, from the exons ATGAGCTTGGATGACTTCAAAGGGAAATACCTGGTTCTTTTCTTCTACCCTTTGGATTT CACTTTCGTATGCCCAACAGAAATTATTGCTTTCAGCGACAAAGCAAATGAATTCCATGATGTGAACTGTGAGGTTGTTGGTGTGTCTGTGGATTCACACTTTTGTCACCTGGCCTGGATAAATACACCACGAAAG AATGGTGGCTTGGGCCATATGAATATCCCTCTTCTTTCAGACATAACAAAACAGATCTCCCGAGATTATGGTGTGCTTTTGGAAGCCTCTGGCATTGCATTAAG GGGTCTATTTGTCATTGATCCTAATGGCATCATCAAGCATTTGAGCATCAATGACCTCCCAGTTGGTCGCAGCGTAGAAGAAACACTTCGGCTGGTAAAAGCCTTCCAGTTTGTAGAAACACATGGAGAAGTCTGCCCAGCAAATTGGACTCCAAACTCTCCCACG ATCAAGCCAAGTCCAGAAGGATCAAAGGAATATTTTGCAAAACTGAATAAATAA